The following is a genomic window from Gemmatimonadota bacterium.
CAGGGAAACGAACGGGTGCACGTCGCCCAGGGCGTGGAACTGGATCAGGGTGAACACGCCGTGCCCCAGGGCCAGCACGCACATCGTCACGCCCAGGTGCCGGCGGTTGTACAGCAGCGGGAGGAACCGCGCGTCGAGCCGCGCCAGCGGGCCGATGGCCAGGATGATCGTGAGCAGCGTGAACGCCGTGACGCCGAGTCCGCGGATCAGCGCCGTTTCCAGCGTGGCGTCGGGATCGCGCCACAGGGTGAGCGCCGGGAAGAGCAGCAGGCAGGCCACCACCCCCGCCGCCAGCACGCCGTCGTAGATGAACTTCTGGCGGTTCCAGTTGACCGCCTTGTAGGCGGCGCTCATGGCAGGCGGCTCGGCGGCTCGGCGACCGAGCCGAGTGCCCAGCCCACCAGGAGGGCCGTGATGAGTGCCAGCCACGGGATCATCCGGCGGTGCCGGTCGCGGAGGGAGCGGATCATGCCTGCCCCCCGCGCTCGAGCCGCCACACCAGCACCGGCCACAGCAGCACCGCGCCCGGGAGGAGGAGCAGGCGGAACCCCGGCGTGCCGTGGGCGGCCACGTCGTCGAGCCGGTTGACCCAGCGGAAGGCGAACGGGAGGGCAAACAGCGCCCCGAGGGCGAGGTAGCCGGCCGCGAGCCGGACCAGCCACTCGGCGAGGGGTGGAGCGATCATGGCCATGCCGATCCAACGTGAGGGGGTCCTGCAAGGTTCCCCGTCCGGGGCCAGCGCGATAGTCCCCGGACCGTCGCCCGCTCGTGACCGGCCGGTCACCCCGCGGCGACCACCCGGCGCGAGACTGTGCACCGGACCCCGAACCCCGGGAGTGCGGCATGCGGATCGCGTTCTTCTCCGAAGTGTACTGGCCCATGGTGAGCGGCGTGGCCCGCACCCTGGAACGGACCGTGGCCGCCCTCACCGCCCGCGGCCACGCGGTGCGGGTCTACACCGCGACGTACCCGCTGCCCGCGGGCACCCCAGACCTGCCCGAGGTGCACCGCTCCCCCAGCCGGCCCCTCTTCCTCTCGCCCGAGGTGCAGTGGGCCTTCCCCCGGCAGCACCAGCTCCACGCCGACCTCGCCGCCTTCGCCCCCGACGTGGTGCACTGCCTCACCGAGTTCAGCCTGGGCCGCGCCGGCGCGCGGGCCGCGCGCGCCCTGGGGGTGCCGCTCGTGGCCTCGGCCCATACCGACTACGAGAGCTACGCCGGGCGCTATGGGCTCGACCTGCTGGTGGGGCCGGGCTGGCACTACCTCCGCCGGTTCTACCAGGACGCGCGCATCGTGCTCGCGCCGGGCCGGATGTACGAGGCGCGCCTGCACCAGCGCGGGGTGCACCATACCGGCATCTGGAGCCGCGGCGTGGACACCGCCGAGTTCCATCCCCGCTTCCGCAGCGACGCCTGGCGCGCCCGGTTCGGTGTGGGCAGGGACGACGTGCTCATCACCTGCGTGGGCCGCCTGGCCCCGGAGAAGAGCGTCCCCCTGCTGCTCGACGCGTGGGAGCGCGTGTCCCGCCGGCACCCCGGGGCGCACCTGGTCTTCGTGGGCCGGGGCGCCATGGAGGGCGCCATCCGCGGGCGGGCCCTGCCGCGGCTGCACCTGGCGGGGCTGCTGCGCGGCACGGCGCTGGCCACCGCGTACGCCTCGTCCGACCTCTTCGTGCAGCCCTCCGCCACCGAGACCTTCGGCAACGTGCTCCTCGAGGCGATGGCCAGCGGGGTGGCGTCCGTGAGCGTCGGCGCGGGCGGGGTGCTCGACTTTGCCCTCGACCGCCACAACACCCTGCTGGTGCCGCCGGGCGATCCCGCCGCCCTCGCCGCCACCCTCGCGGCCGCCATCGCGGATCCGGA
Proteins encoded in this region:
- a CDS encoding glycosyltransferase family 1 protein translates to MRIAFFSEVYWPMVSGVARTLERTVAALTARGHAVRVYTATYPLPAGTPDLPEVHRSPSRPLFLSPEVQWAFPRQHQLHADLAAFAPDVVHCLTEFSLGRAGARAARALGVPLVASAHTDYESYAGRYGLDLLVGPGWHYLRRFYQDARIVLAPGRMYEARLHQRGVHHTGIWSRGVDTAEFHPRFRSDAWRARFGVGRDDVLITCVGRLAPEKSVPLLLDAWERVSRRHPGAHLVFVGRGAMEGAIRGRALPRLHLAGLLRGTALATAYASSDLFVQPSATETFGNVLLEAMASGVASVSVGAGGVLDFALDRHNTLLVPPGDPAALAATLAAAIADPELRRPLQSAGLATARARGWNPVIDQLLEDYTRVIGSAPPAHPARSAHAA